The proteins below come from a single Cervus elaphus chromosome 4, mCerEla1.1, whole genome shotgun sequence genomic window:
- the RNF225 gene encoding RING finger protein 225, whose protein sequence is MGSEPALKWQPEVGGATRSARMPCPRPPWLRRPRAPRGSGPSTPGSACTPRSPGRGEDEDEGGEEEADGSPGPMLAPASPVECLICVSPFDSVFKLPKSLDCGHVFCLECLARLSLATAGGGAAVACPVCRAPTRLAPRRGLPALPTQLGLLPGPVRVPPAPPGSVRFDRRRGLLYLRPPPPGPGPRKARAPPPPPPLRLGRPLSRRLSLARSAWLFHAAVVLAVLVAAGLVVSGVYIFFLIPRATTAHPARPQLVALAPAPGLSWFPPRPTAPALRTPGRTPRPASPDADWSPGPDSGPDPDWSPGPDSGPDPDAVPPGASEPEGLPKDTETPAGPSERAGGGVEAGPDRTPRARGAGAPGSS, encoded by the exons ATGGGTTCAGAACCCGCGCTGAAGTGGCAGCCTGAGGTTGGAGGCGCCACCAG GTCGGCCCGGATGCCCTGCCCTCGGCCGCCCTGGCTCCGCCGCCCGCGGGCCCCCCGGGGCTCGGGCCCCAGCACCCCGGGCTCCGCGTGCACCCCGCGCTCCCCCGGTAGGGGAGAGGACGAGGACGAGGGCGGCGAAGAGGAGGCGGACGGCAGCCCGGGCCCCATGCTGGCCCCCGCCTCCCCGGTGGAGTGCCTCATCTGCGTGTCGCCCTTCGACAGCGTGTTCAAGCTGCCCAAGAGCCTGGACTGCGGCCACGTCTTCTGCCTCGAGTGCCTGGCCCGCCTGTCGCTGGCCACGGCGGGCGGCGGCGCGGCGGTGGCCTGCCCGGTGTGCCGCGCGCCCACGCGCCTGGCCCCGCGCCGCGGGCTCCCCGCGCTGCCCACGCAGCTCGGCCTGCTCCCCGGCCCCGTGCGCGTCCCGCCGGCGCCCCCGGGCTCCGTGCGCTTCGACCGCCGGCGCGGCCTGCTCTACCtgcggccgccgccgcccggaCCCGGGCCGCGCAAAGcccgcgcgccgccgccgccgccgccgttgCGCCTCGGCCGCCCGCTGTCACGCCGCCTGTCGCTGGCGCGCTCGGCCTGGCTCTTCCACGCGGCCGTCGTCCTGGCCGTGCTGGTGGCCGCGGGGCTGGTGGTCTCGGGCGTCTACATCTTCTTCCTCATCCCGCGCGCCACCACCGCCCACCCCGCGCGGCCCCAGCTCGTGGCGCTCGCCCCGGCTCCCGGCCTCTCCTGGTTCCCGCCTCGGCCCACCGCCCCAGCGCTCCGGACCCCCGGCAGGACGCCGCGCCCCGCGAGCCCCGACGCGGACTGGAGCCCCGGCCCGGACTCGGGCCCCGACCCGGACTGGAGCCCCGGCCCGGACTCGGGCCCCGACCCGGACGCCGTCCCACCCGGGGCTTCGGAGCCCGAGGGGCTCCCCAAGGACACGGAGACACCTGCTGGGCCCTCGGAGcgcgcggggggcggggtggaggcTGGCCCTGACCGGACCCCGCGGGCACGGGGCGCCGGGGCCCCGGGGTCGTCCTGA